The Humulus lupulus chromosome 7, drHumLupu1.1, whole genome shotgun sequence region tattagtcccatatcctatggTTGGGCCccggacttgacttataagtcaagaacggcattagcacactgagtgttggtcgaaagcattgatttataagtcaagggtggcagtAGCGCGCTATGTGCTGGCCGATgtggttatgcctaatcaggagTGTGACATAGCTTGACCGgcctattggtcgtggaaaattatagAGCCAGGTATGTtgggccaactccaaggctggttatacagaggatagggcaaagggccccggggtgactcatgagtcccatatcctagggtgctgagccccagtatgatttattaatcatgtattagggcAGTGAGCCCTAgtattatttattaatcatgtattaggaCCCTGAGCtccaatatgatttattaatcatttaTTATGGCgatgagccccagtatgattcattaatcatgtattttgggcattggggcCTGGTATgcttcattgatcatttatcttgggctattggccccatatgacactgtagtcatttatatgaattgtatgcatgcatgagtagggttattactactaggcatgcttattatgatttggtaatatgttattaactgcttatgagcatggttaagttttcttgctgaatcttggctcacgggtgctttgtggtacaggtaaggggaaaagaaagctggaccatccctgagttggaaagcttcgatgacgatgtgtacatatgcagctgctcgaccaccgcGATCGGGgattcttagaggaactagggtcaaaccctatttttctgcttaggtcggctggttggaactttcaattgtaattaaccttttaaatgatAGTTtcggatcccatgtatggaagtaaacatttttagtgaaacagttgtaccttttgaacaaaatttgtaaccctaaactattaatcaCTTTTAggtacacgattatggccaaatgactcatttagcaagtttagcactatttaaaatacatattgtaacgatccctgagtagtagggtgttacaccagtattctcttttattctttaAATCACATATCTTTGTAAaactttccaaaattgacctagtcaactctaaaaatcctaattgataattaaataaattaattgagacattctagatgatttactcaatgGTGATGCggagaccatggatccatgaaatcaagctccaataagttacgatgaatttatttacgaataatttcactaccttattcattcatcgtgactccactatagactcgaaattgaacTCTTAAATTCATATAACGTATTTTCCAAACTCCGTATTCACTTCACCCGGGATCAACCAAgctgtacaacgatgtcaagacaatgtactggtggtcggggatgaagaaagacatagcagattTTATAGCAAAATGCCTTaaatgtcaacaagttaaggtcaAACATCAGAGACCCACTGGAACTTTGCAACCACTGGAGATttctgaatggaaatgggaagatatagcgatggacttcgtgacgggattatcaaggaccaccaagcagcatgactctgtttaGGTAATAGTacatagactcacaaaatctgctcacttcttgccagtaagaaTAGTTTATAACGCTGAGCAGTACGCAGAGCTTTACGTGGCGGAGATAGTGAGACtgcatggagttccaaagacgatagtctctgatagaggatcggttttcacatcaaagttTTGGGAAGATCTACAatgtgcaatgggcactaagttaaaacgaagtacgacatttcaccctcaaaccgatggtcagtcagaacgtaccatacaaatattagaaggtatgctgagggcatgtgctttagacttctcaagatcatggagcaagtatcttccattaatagaattctcttacaacaatagtgaTCAGGCAACGATCGATAGGCATGGCACCTGATGAGATGCTATATTGACGGAAAtttcgatcaccacttcattgggatgaggttggtgaaagacgatatTTAGGACCCGAGGCCATAAGAGAAGCAATtgaggcagtagaaaagataagacaacgaatggTTTCCGCTCAAAGTCGCTAGAAAATCTATGCCACTGCTAAAAGGAAAACTGTTGGgttttcagtaggcgatcaagtctttctcaaagtttctccgatgaaggggattatgcgtttcagaaagaaaggaaagttaagcccgaggttgataggtccttttgagatattggacaaggtagGGCATGTATCATATCGGTTGGTTTTACCAccatcattagctgaaatgcataacgtttttcatgtatcgatgttgagaaaatacttattagatccatcccatgtgctcgactaaaaggctctagagttaaaacaagatttcaatTATGAGGAACGGCCATTACGCGTTCTAGagcggggaactaaggagttaaggtccaaaagtgccCCTATGGTTAAAACTTGTGAAGCAATAGCACCGAAAGAGAGGctacatgggaattggaggaatatatgaGGGAGCGTTATCCCGGGGTaattggtaagtaaatttcgacgATGAAATTGTAGCGCCTCAgatttttacttagttagatagtattaCCTTACTCTGTAGTATTtaagttttcgtggatattggttcaaagcCGGGaattagttagaaactcgtagagctagttatagattttataagattagcctatagtttagaaatattaattttatcataaggtttgattaatgaagttaGTCTtaggaatattatttattataacctaaggtttagatagaataattaagaatgtgacttttgtcacatgtatgtttattaaaaatgtaaggttttagatgaataaaaataatcattgaTAAGTCttggaagtctagaaccttccctcagatgctaggatctcgtactactcagtcaaagtagtttaaacaactttaagtgtgcttaaaatgtgcaaaaacgtggttTAGTATATCagtgtaagccgatatatcgcaactataagggttgatatatcgcctatgcttttatggaaaaacacgtcgactttgcatgaacgaaaccacggactCTCGGGATTATGGTGcaagcgatatatcggctccaatggCTATTTTTGAAATTTCGTAACTTTCGAATCTAGAAACATccatcaacaacttggacttgttcctgaacatttttgaccgagttatgggcatctgttgagcgaaaaatgttatttttaatcatttttttcaTCGAAATATGAGTTATTtccactccttgaactctataaataggaccttgcactcagagccttcaagctgttattttcattctagagagaaacactagggttttggggtttgaaaggagttttggggttaaagctttcaaatctaaagcttttctaaacacttgggaagtaagcttttgTTTGATTTCAGtttttgaggtatagatcgatgctctaagctatctaaggtacttttaatctttaggtttagttcatttccattcttcttattatttccttttatttcaaaacctaactcgttataatgactttttGTTAGGTGTTCGATTTCTTTGAAActcaaggtttttggtaagtctttattcttatggtttagatcttctcttcatcttcttttctctagaagacttatggtttctttatgtttggttttaggagtttccaatcctgcACTTGTCTTCAATATCCcaaatttggtaaggaaaattaggtagtttagtttatgacttagtttatgttttgtatgacctaacatttcaggtacaataaaggggtaagtgtgtctggacctaaggtgttcaatgatgtatgatggacttatgtccggtaggctcggttgccaaaattttatggctgacctaagttgatgtccggggcttaattgccacccctgtataagcacttatatttttattatatctaacttgttattatgacctatagctatgattatgacttatgacctatgacttatgacctatgacttatgactatgaactatgatttagaattatgacttaggttatgatatgacctagggttttatgatgttttaagattagtataaataagttttgttatgacacttgtgaaatttatgacatgtttgattatatgactgactcttgtttgtatgttccttattgggcttagaagctcaccccttatgatgttgttgattTAAGCAATtaagatagaaaggtcggtggcaagtgggacctaggagctacgtaatgtactcgtggggaccatatagtcgaggaagatcaagcgcacctatttatttttattaaagaatgttttcttttaaagttttatttgatgttgctcattttaatatgCTAAAGACAATTATttgatttttgtaaaaccatagatccatatacatatttttaagttttcattaaataaaaaaaaaaaacaatgcttatgattatgatccaacgctgtgttctggataatttatgagaaattagggtgttataGGACTTTTCCATACTATGACTGTTGAGGAATATAGGTATTTTATTACCATTGTAGATGATTGTTccagaaacacttgggttttctTCCTCAAACACAAGTCTGAGGCCCAACAAGTCATTCCTTATTTCATTACTTTTGTCAAAACACaatttaatgttcaaattaaggTTGTTTGGTCTGATAATGCCAAGGAGCTGCAATTTCCTCACTTTTTTCTTTCCTTAAGCATTGTTCATTACCACTCTTGTGCTGAGAGGCCTCAACACAACTCTATTGTTGAACGAAAACACCAACACTTACTCAATGTTACTAGAGCACTTCTCTTCCAATCTCATATTCCTTTATCTCATTGGGGAGATTGCATTTTGACTGCCCCTTACCTCATAAATAGAATACCTATCCCAAATTTGCAACATAAATCCCCTTTTGAAATTCTTCACCATAAGCCACCTAATTATCAACATCTTAAGGCTTTTGGTTGTTTAGCATATGCCTCCACTTTTCCTAGCTATCGTTCGAAGTTTTCTTCTAAAGCTATTACATGTGTCTTCCTTGGCTATCCTGTAGGCATGAAAGCCTACAAACTTCTTGATCTCGACTCAAATCGCATTTTTTACTCATGTGATGTTCAGTTTCATGAATATTTGTTTCCATTTTTTACTCCTGAATTTTTCACTCCTTTGTTACCTTCTTGTGATATTCTACTGCATACTGACGTGCCTAACTCAACTAATGATCATCGTTATTCTACTGTTTTTTCTCTTGTTTCAACAGACGTTGTTCTTGTTACCACTTGGTCATCTAGGCCAATCTGCAAGCCCTCTTATCTTACAGATTATCATTGCAATCTTGCTACTAATGTGTCTTGTGATCCATCTCAGGTTCCTACTTGTGCACCTCGGTATCTTCTTGCCACTATTCTTGCTATCTCCAGCAATAATGAACCTGAATTTTATCATCAAGCAGCTGGTATTGTTGAATGGGATTTGGCTATGACTGAAGAGCTTGCTGCTCTTAAACGGAATCAAACTTGAACCATTGTTAGTATTCCTCCTGACAAGCATGTTGTGGGGTGCAAGTGGGTTAATAAAATCAAACATAATGTTGATGGTTCGATTGAGCATTATAAAGCCCGCTTAGTTGCTAAGGGCTATACTCCACGAGAAGGACTTGATTACAATGAAACTTTTGCTCTTGTTGCCAAACTTGTTACTATCAAGCTTATCCTTGCTCTTGATGTAGTTCATGGATGGTTTTTGCATCAACTTGACGTCAACAATGCATTTCTTTGTGGAGATTTGCGTGAGGAAGTGTTTATGACTCTACCTCAAAGGTATTGTCCTAAGGAGGAGTTACCATTAAGACCAACTTGTAAATTGAAAAAGTCCTTATATTGACTCAAACAAGCATCTCGACAATGGTTCAAAAATTTCTCAAGTGCTTTAAAAGAATAAGGTCTCATGCATTCTGCTGCAAACCATTCTCTATTCATCAAGCACTTTAATACAAGTTTCATTGCTCTTTTTGCGTATGTTGATGATGTTATTGTGGCAAGAAATAACTTACACGAAGTTGAGAACCTAAAGACAAGGTTGAATTCTCAGTTCAAGTTAAAAGATTTAGGTAATTTGAGATATTTCCTTGGCTTAGAAGTGGCTAGATCAGAAAGTGGGATTTTTATTTCTCAGCGCACATATACTCTTCAATTACTTGAGGCATTTGGCTGTCTTCAATGCAAGCCATCTAGTACACCTATGGAACCTAACTTAAATTGAGTTTAGAGAAGGGAGAGTTACTCACTGATGCTCAACAGTATAGAAGAATAATTGGAAAGTTACAATACCTTACCATCACAAGACCTAACTTGTCCTACTCAGTGAACAAGTTAAGTCAGTATTTATCATCACCAAGAGTTCCACATCTGAAGGCTGCCCAAAGAGTTATGCAATACATCAAGAGCAACCCTAGTTTAGAACTGATGTTTCCTACTAAATTTTAGTTGCAACTTCGGGCTTATGCTGATTCCGATTGGGGCTCTTATCAAGATACAAGGAAGTCTACCTCAAGTTTTTGTGTTTTTCTTGGTAGTTCCTTAATATTCTGGAaaagcaaaaagaaaaatattGTTTCAAGATCATCAACTGAGGCCAAGTATAGAGTCATGGCTAATGTGACTTGTGAAGTAGTTTGGTTGATTTCTGTCTTAAAGGAACTTAATACTTAATCTGACACATTACAAAGTTGTTGATCTCTATTGTGATAATCAAGTGACTATTCATATTGCAGCCAATCTTGTTTTCCATGAGAGAACGAAATACATTGAAATTTATTTGTCACTTAGTAAGGGAGAAAATCCAAGCTGGAATATTGCATCCAAGGATCAAGTAGCAGACATATTCACAAAGGCCTTATTTTTGCAACAGTTCCAGACTTTAAAAGACAAGATGGGATTGAATAGCATATACAATTTATCTTGAGGGAGAGTTTCAGACCTTGAATTGTATTAAGGGTGAGTCAATTTAGTTAGTTAGTCAATCGGTTAGCTTAGCTTAGCTGTCATAATAGATGTTAGTTAAGGCTGATCAGCTAGATTAACTAGTTGATATTCTCTGTTAAATACTTATATTGAAGAACCATTCCATTCAAGAAAATACAGTCAGATCTTCTTCTCATATCTCTCtgataatattatatatgtgAAATTCATTACTAAATTGTACAATCAATATAAAATGGTGTTAGACATCATATGTTTCTTGTAGCAATGCTATTAAGTAAAGACTTCAATGGGCcattcaattaatttttttttttaagaatataaAATCCCTTGTTCAATAATTTTTGCTAAAAAAATGCTTGGTAAATTTGTGAACGTTAAATTATTGGGAGAATTAAGTCTAAAGTTACAGCTTAAATTTGAAATAGTCAACCCATCATTAGTTTTAGTGGAAGATAATCTCACATCTCCTCTAATGAATTCTTTCAAATACTTGAAACGTTATACTTCAAAAATATCCACACCACAATTATGTTCGCATAAAGAATCATTGTGGttgttgttatttattttcttctatGAAACTTATCACCTGTAAGTGTTTCTTTTTTAATTAGGAGGTGTTTTTACTATATGATTTGAATTATTCAATGTATTATTAGATATTtctgataaaaaaaattcaattatttttataactatttaatttttgataatttaatataagtattaatCCTACAAtcgttgtttttattttattctcaaataattttttttttaaaaatagaatagaaggtaaataataaattttataaataaaatatttctaatatttaatttttgttcatCGTATAATTGTTTTTGAAACATATCTGCGATAATAAAAGATATAcgaattatatatttaattaattgattatacctatcaatattaataaaagaTTAACATATAGGTTATTACTGtatctttatttatttctatCTATATGTTTCTTTTTGTAAATTGAGCTATATTATTTACCTTGTATTTTCATCTACATGACACTTTATCAAATATATTCAACTAGCTACCAATgctataaaaaaaattctttaccATTAATTGCTAACTCGGAGGATTTCACAATGTACAAtaatatcaaattaattaatcatgtGTATTGTCTAATTGtcacattatgtgaattatacGTGAGTTGATATATATTCAATGCATTAAAACTTACCACAACAAAGTTTATAATTAACTCATTTAGTGATCGGTGATTGGCCATAACTCACATGATTGATTGAGATTTGAGAATGGtatcttatttttgttatgaTGAAGTGAATTAAGGCGGAGTGTACCTCCCTAATTGATGGACAAGTAAGAGCATCTCTAATGCAAACTACCCCAATATTGCCTAAAATATCTAaatcaactaaaaaatataattttttattttctctctcatccacATTATTTTTGGCAACATATTTCTTAAAAATACTCTAATGCAAGCTACCCTAAAAATTGTCAACCATGGACCccacatattattatttaatatatcattttataattataaatattatcatactaaattttttaaattcatatattaatataaataaatagtacATGATATTTAAATTAgactaaatttaaaaaaaaaacttataaaatgacataatcgtaattaatcaatctaacataattaaaaaaaactaattaaaataatttccaaaTTTTGACCATATGTGTTCCACCAAGTCTGCTTGAAGATTGCGATGAATATTTCTATCACGAATTTCAGCATTTCTTTGCAGCATTGTCAGGAAGTCGGAAATAGGTCCATGCAATACTTCAACTGTTGGGGTGTCTGTAGGGCCGtcatcataattaaaatcaaCCAAACTCTCATATGCATCTCTTTCATCCTCGACAATAATATTGTGCAATATGATGCATGCATACATAATATCTTTGAGAACATCTCTTTGCCAAAAACGTGCTGGTCCTCGTACAATAGCAAAACGAGATTGAAGTACTCCAAATGCTCGCTCAACATCTTTACGTACCGCTTCTTGGCATTGagcaaataattttcttttctctCCTTGAGGTAGTGGGATAGTTTTAACAAATGTACCCCACTCTGGATAGATACCATCTGCTAGATAATACCCCTTGTTGTATTGTGTGCCATTTATTGTAAACTCAACTCTTGGAGCTTGCCCTTGTAAGATTTCAGTGAATAATGGGGATTGATTTAACACGTTCAGATCATTATTGGATCCCGGAACACCAAAAAATGCATGCCATATCCAGAGATCTTGTGATGCAACTGCTTCGAGCATGATTGTTGGCCTGTCGTGATCACCTCGCGTGAATTGTCCTTTCCATGCAACTGGGCAATTTTTCCATTCCCAGTGCATACAATCAATGCTTCCCAACATGCCTGGAAAACCATGCACCTCCCCTATTTGAAGTAAGCGACGAATGTCCCCAGCATTGGGCCGTCTTAAATATTCGGTCCCAAAAATATCATTCACTCCTCGAATGAAATTGACTAGACATTAAATAGCGGTAGTTTCACCAATtcgaacatactcatcaacataatCGGCAAGCGCTCCATATGCCAACATTCGCATAGCAGCGGTGCACTTTTGTAATGGCGAAAGCCCCCTTCTACCGACTGCATCAAACCTCGTATGGAAATACTCTGAATGATTTTCTAGAGCTTGCACTATGCGTAGGAATACATGTCTACGCATTCTAAATCTTCTTCGAAATTGATATTCTATATACACCGGTTCATCAGAAAAGTAGTCATCGAACAAACGTTGGTGTCCTTCTACATGACCTCTATCAATGTGGGCTCTCTTTCTTCCTTGTCTTGTTGAGCTACCCCCATCCATGAGCGCTTTGAAATATTGATCATCATGATCGTCAGTACACTCTGCAATTATGATATCCTCTAGACTCATATTGTCGTATGGATTCGGAGAATTTGGCGAATCCATTGTTGAACTTAGAGTATATGATATTTGGGAATGAAAGATGAATGAAAGAGTAAAATGAAGGATTGAATGGAGAGTTGAGTAAAAGGAATATTGAAATTTGGTATTTATAGACATGGTAGCCGTTTTAATATATTgtcgttaaaatatagccgtttaaatatagccgttaaaatatagtcgTTAAAATATAGCTGTTAAAATATAGCCAttgaaatgtagccgttaaaatgtagccgttgaaatgtagccgttgaaatatagccgttgaaatgtagccgttaaaatatagtcgttgaaatatagccgttgaaatatagtcgttaacatatagccgttaaaatgtagTCGTTGAAATATAGTCGTTGAAATATAGctgttaaaatatagccgttaacataaaggataatttatttaaataaaataaaatacataataatgcggttgataaaaatacatagcaattacaacttcaggatattattcttaatataagTACACAAGTTTTCCTGATCTTTCTTTTGTTCATGAGTCATATGCAACGTGTCCATGATGAGATAATCCATGTATTTTGTCATCCTATTATCTTCTGCCTCTTTCTCCTTTATCGCCACCAATTTCTCCAATGCAGATACTTTCCGTTCACTAATCTCTATAAATGTAGCATGTGtgtcttttttttccttcccttttctctTTGCTGCCTTTTGGCCAGTAGGGCGCACTTCACGTACTTCATCATCACTGATGtctgcattggaagaagaagtaaatGCCCCTGTATCTGACACCTTTGTTCTCTTACCACCTTTTGGTTGGTACATTGTATTCCATTTCGGCTCATCCTTTAGCAATCTCCAACAGTCCACAAGCAGAAAATTTGAGTTGGTATTTTCAGATTTGTACAATTGATGTGCATTCTCAAGAATTTGCTCATCAGACCAACCACTGTGATGTGCTAATTGAACTCGTTTATAACATCCATTTAATCGCGCCACCTTTTGATTCATCTTGTTCCAATGGTCTTTGCATTGCCTTCCAGTCCTTGCTTGCTCACCTTCTTGGTTGGTGTTGAAGTAATCTGCGATTCGAGCCCAGAAATGTGTAGAAGTCTGGTCATTCCCCACAATGGCATCCTTAGATGTATTAAGCCATCCACTTATCAGAAGTATAGTGCATTCCTTGCTCCATTTGACTTTACATTTATGCCTTGATTCATCTTCATTGTGTAGAACTACATTTTCCAACCCTTCAACACTATGTTCAGGTTGGGTTTCAGAGACAGATGTCGATGATGTTTCACGATTCAAATCAATACTAGACTTTTCCATACTTGGCCTATAATTTCTTGAAACCATTTCGGGTTGGTGTAGGGAAGGCATATGAAATGCATATGGTAGTGAATTTGTTGGTGTGAAGAATGGAGCTTGTTGAGGTGTCTCAATAGAGCCAAAATTTTGGTAAGGGTAGGAGGACatgggataattttgagaatttggaaaactTTGGTTAAATTGATAATATTGAAATTTTGGATTTTGATGATTAGTAGAAggagtattttgaaaattttgattgaaataagaatattgaaaatttggattttggggattggtatgtggagaaaatgatgaattttgaaaatttagattttgggagttggtatttggtatttggagaatttggaaaattttgagaattttgggaatccattggtaaaaaaataaattttgtgatattgataatttagaagaaaaatgtatgaaatggtgtgaaaattaaatgaaatagatgagtatttatagaagaaatttttttaatatattaccATTTTTTACCACCGGATACATTttcctatatataatatattaccAACGGATACATTTTCGATATTACCGTTTAATATATTACCAACGGATACATTTTcttatatgtaatatatatatgtataattaaaaaaataaaaataaagatagcACTGTTGCCTCTGTGAGACAACGGTTGCTTCATAATTGATAAGCTACTTTTGTCTCCAATTGTAAGCTATTTATATATAGCTACTCGGGAAGCCACCCGCACCGGAGCTGGCCTAATAACCAGACCGACACTTGTTACTTGTATATACCGTGTGTAGTGTAAAGTGCGAGCAAAGAG contains the following coding sequences:
- the LOC133791989 gene encoding uncharacterized mitochondrial protein AtMg00810-like, yielding MHSAANHSLFIKHFNTSFIALFAYVDDVIVARNNLHEVENLKTRLNSQFKLKDLGNLRYFLGLEVARSESGIFISQRTYTLQLLEAFGCLQCKPSSTPMEPNLN
- the LOC133791990 gene encoding glutathione S-transferase T3-like, producing the protein MVSRNYRPSMEKSSIDLNRETSSTSVSETQPEHSVEGLENVVLHNEDESRHKCKVKWSKECTILLISGWLNTSKDAIVGNDQTSTHFWARIADYFNTNQEGEQARTGRQCKDHWNKMNQKVARLNGCYKRVQLAHHSGWSDEQILENAHQLYKSENTNSNFLLVDCWRLLKDEPKWNTMYQPKGGKRTKVSDTGAFTSSSNADISDDEVREVRPTGQKAAKRKGKEKKDTHATFIEISERKVSALEKLVAIKEKEAEDNRMTKYMDYLIMDTLHMTHEQKKDQENLSIFQRLYFNDYILTAIC